The DNA window ACCTTAATGTTTTTATTTGGGCTATTATTTGGCACAGTTATAGCTGTAAAAAATAAGATTTATGAATTAAATTTAGAATATAATAATGGGATAATTACTTCTAAAGAGATTGTTGTTAAACCTATTTCAATTCCTGAGAAGAGAATACAACCAACAATAGGATATAATTTGGAACTAATCTCTTTTAGTAATGAAATTCTAGATTCATTTAAATTTGAAATCCCTCTAACCATTTTTGTTGACAGGATTGATCCTCAAACAGGAGAAATGACTGGTGAGGCAATTCGATTAGATAAAACGGAGTTTATACTTAAAGTTCCTTACTTTAAAAACGGCAAGACAATTAATATTTACGACCCAAACAATACAAAGGTTCTTTCAGTAGATGTCGGCCATTTTGCAGTTACTTGCCCTAATAATATTTGTGAGCCAAATGAAAACTATAAGACCTGCCCTCAAGATTGTCCTTATATTAATAAAAACATATTTATTTTTGTAGTTATAGGAATAATTGCCATTATCATCTTTGTACTTATATGGATATATTTAAGAAAAAGTTCCCAACCATAAATTCTCGAAATATTTTTAAAGGGCTTGATTTTATTACTTAAAATGCCTAAAATAAAAAATATTGCTCTTATAATGGACCTGCTGAAAAAAGAATCCGAAAACTGGAAACATCCTTTTGTTTCGGAATGGGGCAGGATAGTTAGGGATCCGTTTACAACGCTGATCTCTTGTTTATTAAGTTTAAGGACAAAAGACAAGACAACAGCAGAAGCATCAATAAGATTATTGAAAAAATACAACACTCCTGAAAAAATATTAAAGCTGTCAAATAAAAAAATAGAGAAATTGATCTATCCAGTCGGATTTTACAGGACAAAGGCAAAAAGGATAAAAGAGATCTGCAGGGTTTTGATTAAAAGGTATAAAAGTAAAGTTCCAGATACATTCGATGAATTAATCAAATTAAAAGGCGTTGGGCCCAAAACAGCCTCAATTGTTGTTGTTTACGGATATAACAAGCCAGACCACATTCCAGTTGATACGCACGTTCATCAGATTGCCAACAGGCTCGGATGGGTAAATACAAAAACACCTGAAAAAACCCAGCCAGCGCTTGAAAAAATAATTCCTAAGAAATACTGGTATGACTTAAACGAGCTTTTTGTCCGGTTCGGGCAGAATATCTGCGTTCCAGTTTCGCCATTCTGCTCAAGATGCCCGATAAGCAAATACTGCCCGAGAATCGGGGTGAAAAGAAGCAGATGAAAATCGCAGACAATATTGAAATCTTTGATCTTGCACTTTATTTGATTAAAGAAAAAACTTTGGTATTTGCAGACTTCCACATAGGATATGAAGAAGCATTGAACAAAGAAGGTGTTTTAATTCCAAGATTCCAATTGAAAGAAACGCTTGAAAGATTGGAAAGGATTTTTTTAAATCTTAAAAAAAATAAAAAAGAAATTAATAAAATAATAGTGAATGGCGATCTAAAGCACGAGTTCGGAACAATATCCGAGCAGGAATGGCGGGATGCATTAAAGCTGCTGGATTTTTTGAATAAATATTGCAAAGAAATTGTCTTAATTAAAGGCAATCATGACACGATACTGGGGCCTATTGCAGATAAAAGGAATTTGGAAATAATTAATTTTCTGAAAATAAATGGCATTTTAATAATCCATGGCGATAAAACAAATAAAAACATCGAAATCCTGATTAAAAAATCCAAAATAATAGTTATCGCGCATGAGCATCCTGCTGTTTCTTTAAAAGAAGGCGGCCGCGTAGAAACATTCAAATGCTTTCTGAAGGGAAAATATAAAAAGAAAACTTTGATTGTGCAGCCCTCTTTCAATCTTGTTACAGAAGGGGCAGATGTTGCAAAAGAAAAATTATTGAGCCCTTTTCTGCAACAGAAGTTGGATGATTTTGAAGTCTATGTCATTGCCGACAAGGTTTATTATTTTGAGAGATTGAAAAACATTGTGAAATTCTGAAATAGGCTCACGTTAAATTCTAAAATAGAAAGCTTTATTAATA is part of the Candidatus Woesearchaeota archaeon genome and encodes:
- a CDS encoding metallophosphoesterase, translated to MKIADNIEIFDLALYLIKEKTLVFADFHIGYEEALNKEGVLIPRFQLKETLERLERIFLNLKKNKKEINKIIVNGDLKHEFGTISEQEWRDALKLLDFLNKYCKEIVLIKGNHDTILGPIADKRNLEIINFLKINGILIIHGDKTNKNIEILIKKSKIIVIAHEHPAVSLKEGGRVETFKCFLKGKYKKKTLIVQPSFNLVTEGADVAKEKLLSPFLQQKLDDFEVYVIADKVYYFERLKNIVKF
- the nth gene encoding endonuclease III, with translation MPKIKNIALIMDLLKKESENWKHPFVSEWGRIVRDPFTTLISCLLSLRTKDKTTAEASIRLLKKYNTPEKILKLSNKKIEKLIYPVGFYRTKAKRIKEICRVLIKRYKSKVPDTFDELIKLKGVGPKTASIVVVYGYNKPDHIPVDTHVHQIANRLGWVNTKTPEKTQPALEKIIPKKYWYDLNELFVRFGQNICVPVSPFCSRCPISKYCPRIGVKRSR